The Cellulomonas sp. P24 genome contains a region encoding:
- a CDS encoding helicase C-terminal domain-containing protein produces MSMDIDWDAVSSGTDLGTIHEPAALFDALPSKQTGLGYLRQVQATVLERWSPRRDEPDLVIKMNTGTGKTIVGLLILQTGLHDGAGPALFLAPTPHLADRAAEEGRRLGLAIVTDPTSAKFGSGQAICVTTLQKMFNGRTKFGLAEHGAAIQVGTIIIDDAHSAITRLEEYSRALIPKEDPAYAALLALFETDLNAQGAAKLLDIKDGDRGAVMRIPFWAWQDKAADVLKILHPQRNTPMLEWEWPLIKDHLPFCEATLTSSGLEIAPPLPPVQKFPSFADAKRRVYMTATLASDSALVTHFAADATTVAEAIVPDSAADLGDRLVLVPQDLVPDLSDAELRTAVASIAVTDNVVVLVPSWLRAQEWSEVANEMVADSKQIAAVVARLQAGPVGLVVIVNQYDGIDLPDNACRVLVIDGLPQAASGSERRESTALRDSNTITTRQVQRFEQGMGRGVRSREDRCAVLVMDRRLVELISRPDTAARLSPGTRAQLELSRRVARSIDGRKDVTMDGVVDLIRKVIDGAEDFRSAARKALVDVVYETVPPVPTALPMRQAYDAAVRGDHEAAAKAADNAVNAARQEMKDERLAGWLSEKGAAYRHATDPARAQAQLAGASASNASILRPMSGLTFQPSRPTRRQAEAAVAYLTDRYTDGGRLRVEVEALIADLAWDPDRTEQAEQAWADLANHLGFSGQRPEKDIGAGPDVLWSDSEGNHVVIEVKSGAEAALISKRDINQLGGSVRWAAQTLTGTSSIAPVIAHPSHIAEHTGTPPTDARSIDTDAHAKLMAAIRQYATALAIDNRYRDVAAIQQQLVSLHFNGRQFVAFYGAVVRVEAS; encoded by the coding sequence ATGAGCATGGACATCGACTGGGACGCCGTCTCGAGCGGCACCGACCTGGGCACGATCCACGAACCGGCCGCGTTGTTTGATGCCCTGCCGAGCAAGCAGACCGGCCTGGGGTACCTGCGCCAAGTCCAGGCCACCGTCCTAGAACGTTGGTCCCCGCGGCGCGACGAGCCCGACCTCGTCATCAAGATGAACACGGGCACCGGCAAGACCATCGTCGGGCTGCTCATCTTGCAGACAGGCCTCCACGACGGGGCGGGGCCCGCACTCTTCCTGGCCCCGACTCCTCACCTCGCCGACAGGGCCGCCGAAGAAGGACGACGTCTCGGGCTGGCCATCGTCACCGACCCGACCAGCGCGAAGTTCGGCTCCGGCCAGGCCATCTGCGTCACGACGCTGCAGAAGATGTTCAACGGCAGGACGAAGTTCGGGCTCGCCGAGCACGGTGCGGCGATTCAGGTTGGCACGATCATCATCGACGATGCGCACTCGGCGATCACCCGCCTCGAGGAGTACAGCCGCGCCCTGATCCCCAAGGAGGACCCCGCCTACGCTGCGTTGCTCGCCTTGTTCGAGACCGACCTGAACGCGCAGGGCGCCGCGAAGCTCCTCGATATCAAGGACGGCGACCGCGGTGCCGTGATGCGGATTCCGTTCTGGGCCTGGCAGGACAAGGCCGCCGACGTCCTCAAGATCCTGCACCCGCAGCGCAACACCCCGATGCTGGAGTGGGAGTGGCCCCTAATCAAGGACCACCTGCCCTTCTGCGAGGCGACGTTGACCAGCAGCGGCCTCGAGATCGCCCCGCCGCTGCCCCCCGTGCAGAAGTTCCCGAGCTTCGCCGACGCGAAGCGCCGCGTCTACATGACAGCCACGCTCGCGAGTGACTCCGCTCTCGTAACGCACTTCGCGGCGGACGCGACGACGGTGGCCGAGGCGATCGTCCCCGACTCCGCGGCGGACCTTGGCGACCGCCTGGTGCTCGTCCCGCAAGACCTCGTGCCGGACCTGTCGGACGCAGAGCTACGCACGGCCGTCGCATCGATTGCGGTCACGGACAACGTCGTCGTACTCGTTCCGAGCTGGCTGCGTGCGCAGGAGTGGTCCGAAGTCGCGAACGAGATGGTCGCAGACTCCAAGCAGATCGCCGCCGTCGTTGCCCGGCTGCAGGCCGGTCCGGTCGGCCTCGTCGTCATCGTGAACCAGTACGACGGCATCGACCTGCCCGACAACGCGTGCCGCGTGCTCGTCATCGACGGGCTACCGCAAGCCGCCTCCGGATCCGAACGGAGAGAGTCGACGGCCCTGCGCGACAGCAACACCATCACGACCCGGCAGGTGCAGCGTTTCGAGCAAGGCATGGGGCGCGGCGTTCGGTCGCGTGAAGACCGGTGCGCTGTCCTCGTGATGGACCGCCGGCTTGTCGAGCTGATCTCCCGCCCGGACACCGCGGCTCGGCTCTCCCCCGGCACACGCGCCCAGCTCGAACTGTCACGGCGGGTCGCACGTAGCATCGATGGCCGCAAGGACGTCACGATGGACGGCGTGGTCGACTTGATCCGCAAGGTCATCGACGGTGCCGAGGACTTCCGCTCGGCCGCCCGCAAGGCACTCGTTGACGTCGTCTACGAGACCGTCCCGCCCGTGCCGACGGCGCTGCCGATGCGCCAGGCGTACGACGCGGCCGTGCGTGGAGACCACGAAGCCGCGGCCAAGGCTGCGGACAACGCGGTGAACGCTGCACGGCAGGAGATGAAGGACGAGCGGCTGGCCGGCTGGTTGAGCGAGAAGGGGGCGGCCTACCGGCACGCCACCGACCCCGCCCGTGCGCAGGCGCAGCTGGCGGGAGCCTCGGCGTCGAACGCTTCGATCTTGCGGCCGATGTCGGGCTTGACGTTCCAGCCGTCTCGGCCGACCCGCCGGCAGGCCGAAGCGGCGGTTGCCTACCTCACCGACCGGTACACCGATGGCGGTCGCCTACGCGTCGAGGTGGAAGCTCTCATCGCCGACCTGGCCTGGGACCCCGACCGGACCGAGCAAGCTGAGCAGGCATGGGCTGACCTCGCCAACCACCTCGGCTTTTCGGGCCAGCGGCCCGAGAAGGACATCGGTGCGGGCCCAGACGTGCTGTGGTCGGACTCCGAGGGCAACCACGTGGTCATCGAGGTTAAGAGCGGAGCCGAGGCCGCTCTCATCTCCAAGCGCGACATCAACCAGCTCGGCGGCTCCGTACGCTGGGCCGCGCAGACCCTGACCGGCACATCGAGCATCGCGCCGGTGATCGCACACCCGAGCCACATCGCGGAGCACACCGGTACCCCACCGACCGACGCACGCAGCATCGACACCGACGCGCACGCCAAGTTGATGGCGGCGATCCGCCAGTACGCCACCGCGCTGGCCATCGACAACCGCTACCGCGACGTGGCGGCGATCCAGCAGCAGCTCGTCAGCCTGCACTTCAACGGGCGGCAGTTCGTCGCCTTCTACGGAGCAGTTGTGCGGGTAGAGGCGTCGTGA
- a CDS encoding helix-turn-helix domain-containing protein produces the protein MSTTAPTLRLVTTASARRGRREPAPQEHVVAVTLQPDEKLLLSVPEAARRLGISRSLFYEFIAADKIQTVHVGRLRKVSPAALDQFVDSLPTPHAVTGRQERPNHTLHVLERSW, from the coding sequence ATGAGCACCACCGCCCCGACCTTGCGGCTAGTGACCACTGCGTCAGCCCGCCGAGGACGCCGCGAGCCCGCACCGCAAGAGCACGTTGTCGCCGTCACTCTCCAGCCGGACGAAAAGCTGCTCCTGTCCGTGCCTGAAGCCGCGCGCCGACTCGGGATCTCCCGAAGCCTCTTCTACGAGTTCATCGCAGCCGACAAAATCCAGACAGTCCACGTCGGGCGCCTGCGCAAAGTTTCCCCCGCTGCACTCGACCAGTTCGTTGATTCACTGCCAACCCCCCACGCGGTGACGGGGCGACAGGAACGCCCTAATCACACACTCCACGTGCTCGAGAGGAGCTGGTAG
- a CDS encoding helix-turn-helix domain-containing protein, protein MVGARPRGVTGACRPGDSFTMVAAFGELERDMIHERTMAGLAASRRQGRIGGRPSVMDDEVAAARARRAACQSHTQIAKALGISRATAYRHLGATGAPSEERFTGVAPSAPVKHPGLDVLLDLDRGAGARLEVVLLRVRARPGVRRCRRSRRGCV, encoded by the coding sequence ATGGTGGGTGCGCGACCCCGCGGCGTCACCGGCGCTTGCCGCCCAGGAGATAGCTTCACGATGGTGGCCGCGTTCGGCGAGCTGGAGCGAGACATGATCCATGAACGCACTATGGCCGGCCTGGCTGCTTCGCGCCGCCAGGGACGGATCGGTGGTCGCCCGAGCGTGATGGACGACGAGGTCGCCGCCGCAAGAGCACGGCGGGCCGCCTGCCAGAGCCATACCCAGATCGCCAAGGCCCTGGGGATCTCGCGCGCGACCGCCTACCGGCACCTGGGCGCTACCGGTGCACCGAGCGAGGAGCGGTTCACCGGCGTGGCACCGTCGGCGCCTGTGAAGCACCCGGGCTTGGACGTGCTGCTCGACCTCGACCGGGGCGCCGGCGCGCGGTTGGAGGTTGTCCTCCTCAGGGTTCGCGCACGTCCAGGAGTGCGGCGATGCCGGCGAAGTCGGCGAGGTTGTGTGTGA
- a CDS encoding CpaF family protein: MNAADPTLASLHLSDGHTANGQTFLAPAPAVHLDRSGGRFPAEVPETLTAASPGVEVLPGPAVVDPSLVREVRKVVAAHLATRLQGAQVTGSAARRELARALVAQELADRSGARVRAGLDPWPVEHEMALAGAVMAALFGLGRLQPLVDDPGVENIEVDGHDRVWISYADGHDRQGPPVADSDEELIEILQLLAARTGTSERMFSSAHPALHLRLDDGSRLAAMAWTTPKPHVVIRRHRVRDVDLNDLVNLGTLDTALAGFLRAAIGAGKNIVVTGLQNAGKTTLIRALANEFAPLERFATIEKEYELHLHDLPERHPRVVAMEAREGSAETGPGGHRAGEITLTDLVTDALRMNLRRIIVGEVRGGEVLPMLEAMSTGDGSLCTIHARTAQHAIDRIVTLCLSTGLGMTDTFAYRLLAGSVDLLVHLTLVDESATGGPKHRFVSQVVEINGLGEGSRPTTTTVFGPGPDGRGVPLHRPQCLPDLVRAGFDAAFLDHPGGTWTTRLNPPAPRTAPAHRNTGGFR; this comes from the coding sequence ATGAACGCCGCCGACCCGACCCTCGCATCGCTGCACCTCTCCGACGGGCACACGGCAAACGGGCAGACCTTTCTGGCGCCGGCTCCGGCCGTGCACCTCGACCGTTCCGGCGGCCGCTTCCCGGCTGAAGTGCCCGAGACACTGACTGCGGCCTCGCCTGGCGTGGAGGTCTTGCCTGGTCCGGCGGTGGTGGACCCGTCGCTGGTGCGCGAGGTGCGCAAGGTGGTGGCCGCGCACTTAGCGACCCGGCTGCAGGGCGCCCAAGTCACCGGCTCGGCGGCCCGCCGGGAGCTGGCCCGGGCCCTGGTGGCACAAGAGCTCGCGGACCGTTCCGGTGCGCGGGTGCGGGCCGGGTTGGACCCGTGGCCGGTCGAGCACGAGATGGCCCTCGCCGGGGCGGTGATGGCGGCCCTGTTCGGGTTGGGCCGGTTGCAGCCGTTGGTCGATGACCCGGGTGTGGAGAACATCGAGGTCGACGGGCACGACCGGGTGTGGATCTCCTACGCCGACGGCCACGACCGCCAGGGCCCACCGGTCGCGGACTCCGACGAGGAGCTCATCGAGATCCTGCAGCTGTTGGCCGCGCGCACCGGGACATCGGAGCGAATGTTCTCCTCCGCCCACCCGGCGTTGCACCTGCGCCTGGACGACGGCTCGCGCCTGGCCGCGATGGCCTGGACCACCCCCAAACCCCACGTCGTGATCCGCCGCCACCGGGTCCGCGACGTGGACCTGAACGACCTGGTGAATCTGGGCACCCTGGACACGGCGTTGGCCGGGTTTCTGCGGGCGGCGATCGGCGCGGGCAAGAACATCGTGGTCACCGGTCTGCAGAACGCCGGCAAAACCACCCTGATCCGCGCCCTGGCCAATGAGTTCGCCCCCCTGGAGCGCTTCGCCACGATCGAGAAGGAGTACGAGCTGCACCTGCACGACCTGCCCGAACGCCACCCGCGAGTGGTGGCCATGGAAGCCCGCGAGGGCTCCGCGGAGACCGGTCCCGGCGGGCACCGCGCCGGGGAGATCACCCTGACCGACCTGGTCACCGACGCGCTGCGGATGAACCTGCGCCGGATCATCGTCGGGGAGGTCCGCGGCGGTGAGGTCCTACCGATGCTCGAGGCGATGTCCACCGGGGACGGATCCTTGTGCACGATCCACGCCCGCACCGCCCAGCACGCGATCGACCGCATCGTGACCTTGTGCCTGTCGACCGGGCTGGGGATGACCGACACGTTCGCCTACCGGCTCCTGGCCGGATCGGTGGACCTGCTGGTGCACCTGACGTTGGTGGACGAGTCCGCCACCGGTGGACCCAAGCACCGGTTCGTGTCCCAGGTCGTGGAGATCAACGGCCTCGGTGAAGGCTCCCGCCCCACCACCACAACCGTCTTCGGCCCGGGACCAGACGGTCGAGGTGTCCCCCTGCACCGCCCGCAGTGCCTGCCCGACCTGGTGCGCGCCGGGTTCGACGCCGCATTCCTGGACCACCCGGGCGGAACCTGGACCACCCGACTGAACCCACCCGCTCCCCGCACCGCCCCCGCCCACCGGAACACGGGCGGCTTCCGGTGA
- a CDS encoding SAF domain-containing protein: MTTTHNITRTSAESDRARGALTAPPLVAPRGRRRPGLITAGVGLVMLGALVAVWLVTAAGNRTPVVAVAHDVPYGTVITAADLTRADVSVDSSVATVPAGDAAGLVGKVAATDLVAGSLLAPGQVTTAGPPGPGEVLVPLAVAAKKVPAGGLVAGDRLLIVDTPPADADPSTGALHTIGVTVARVGAPDLNGVVVIDVIAREGDGPGVAARAATGRFALVVQGHGGTS, encoded by the coding sequence ATGACGACGACGCACAACATCACCCGCACCTCCGCCGAGAGTGACCGCGCCCGCGGGGCGCTGACGGCGCCGCCGCTCGTGGCGCCGCGGGGCCGGCGCCGTCCGGGTCTGATCACCGCGGGTGTCGGGTTGGTGATGCTCGGGGCGCTGGTCGCGGTGTGGCTGGTGACCGCCGCGGGCAACCGGACCCCCGTGGTGGCCGTGGCCCATGACGTCCCCTATGGGACGGTCATCACGGCCGCGGATCTGACCCGGGCGGACGTGTCGGTTGACTCGTCGGTGGCCACGGTGCCGGCCGGGGACGCGGCGGGTCTGGTGGGGAAGGTCGCGGCCACCGACCTGGTGGCCGGGTCGCTGCTCGCGCCCGGCCAGGTGACGACCGCGGGGCCGCCCGGTCCCGGCGAGGTGCTCGTCCCCCTTGCGGTGGCTGCCAAGAAGGTCCCCGCCGGTGGGTTGGTGGCCGGTGACCGGTTGTTGATCGTGGACACCCCACCCGCGGATGCGGATCCGTCCACGGGTGCCTTACACACGATCGGTGTGACGGTGGCGCGCGTGGGCGCACCGGACCTGAACGGGGTCGTCGTCATCGACGTCATCGCCCGGGAGGGTGATGGGCCGGGCGTGGCGGCGCGGGCGGCGACCGGGCGCTTCGCCCTGGTCGTCCAGGGGCACGGGGGGACGTCGTGA
- a CDS encoding DUF5131 family protein produces the protein MSDRSRIEWTEATWNPVTGCDRVSAGCDNCYALTLAKRLKAMGAEKYQQDGDPRTSGPGFAVTTHPASLTQPRKWRTPRTVFVNSMSDLFHAKVPASFVRDVFDVMVDTPQHTYQVLTKRPLRAARMADRLPWPPNVWLGVSIEDMAVAHRVDHLRRVPAAVRFLSCEPLLGPLDGLNLEGIDWVIAGGESGNNYRPMDIRWARGIRDTCLEADVPFFFKQWGGRTPKTLGRDLDGQTWDQMPSTSDSHVVRRLAT, from the coding sequence ATGAGCGACCGATCGCGGATCGAGTGGACCGAAGCGACGTGGAACCCCGTCACCGGTTGCGACCGCGTCTCGGCCGGGTGCGACAACTGCTACGCACTCACGCTGGCGAAACGGCTCAAAGCCATGGGCGCCGAGAAGTACCAGCAGGACGGTGACCCCCGCACCTCCGGACCCGGCTTCGCCGTCACGACCCACCCAGCGTCGCTGACACAGCCGCGCAAGTGGCGCACGCCCAGGACGGTCTTCGTCAACTCGATGAGCGACCTATTCCACGCGAAGGTGCCCGCAAGCTTCGTCCGCGACGTTTTCGACGTCATGGTCGACACCCCGCAGCACACCTACCAGGTGCTCACCAAGCGCCCCCTACGCGCCGCGCGCATGGCCGATCGGCTGCCCTGGCCACCGAACGTGTGGCTCGGCGTCTCCATTGAGGACATGGCCGTCGCGCACCGCGTGGACCACCTGCGGCGTGTGCCTGCGGCAGTCCGGTTCCTGTCGTGCGAACCGCTGCTCGGTCCTCTCGACGGGCTGAACCTCGAAGGAATCGACTGGGTCATCGCTGGCGGAGAGTCAGGCAACAACTACCGCCCAATGGACATCCGCTGGGCACGCGGCATCCGCGACACCTGTCTGGAGGCTGACGTCCCCTTCTTCTTCAAGCAGTGGGGCGGACGCACCCCCAAGACCCTGGGCCGAGACCTCGACGGGCAGACCTGGGACCAGATGCCCTCAACCTCTGACTCTCACGTCGTTCGACGTCTCGCCACCTGA
- a CDS encoding PIN domain-containing protein, translated as MRVILDTSVLIADTFDAASDDEYAISAVSLAELHYGVLVANEEHRPERLRRLTAIERAFNALPVDAAVAASYGTLATAVRASGRQPRARQMDLLIAATAHAHRARLLTHNLADFAGIAALLDVREP; from the coding sequence ATGCGCGTCATCCTCGACACGTCCGTGCTCATCGCGGACACGTTCGACGCCGCCAGCGACGACGAGTACGCGATCAGCGCCGTCAGCCTCGCCGAACTCCACTACGGCGTACTCGTCGCCAACGAGGAGCACCGGCCCGAGCGGCTACGGCGGCTGACCGCCATCGAGCGGGCGTTCAACGCACTGCCGGTCGACGCCGCGGTGGCCGCCAGCTACGGAACCCTGGCGACCGCGGTCCGGGCATCAGGTCGCCAGCCCCGAGCCCGGCAGATGGACCTGCTCATCGCAGCGACCGCCCACGCGCACCGCGCGCGGCTGCTCACACACAACCTCGCCGACTTCGCCGGCATCGCCGCACTCCTGGACGTGCGCGAACCCTGA
- a CDS encoding three-Cys-motif partner protein TcmP → MTDKAVEKDPVVWPAAPHTLAKHSVYRQYLSKWMPIMIHSWKGDVTYAEGFAGPGIYTGGEPGSPVIALETLIHDPFLRLKARDLRFLFVEQDERRVAHLREQLAIAARPVALEDLDRYGIDLAVEAGDYDPTLIEVLSKHDAWGRPMLVVLDTFGGGVKLDIVRRIANNPSSEVIITFEPHHFARFPTSHHGDAVFGDPEWRRVADLPSEAKAEWVVNKYRDVLHEAGFPFVLTFELVGGNGHSLFLAFGTTHVRGLQKMKEAMWEVDPIQGVRYRDPADPDQQLLDIQIEPHTEPLRRELLQYLRDAPGHTASVGDLRRFALYQTVYKESQVMPVLDKLVEKGSAVGDGGDGHVRLGGNVRLTAAALNNGG, encoded by the coding sequence ATGACCGACAAGGCTGTCGAAAAGGACCCCGTCGTGTGGCCGGCGGCCCCCCACACCTTGGCCAAGCACAGCGTGTACCGGCAGTACCTCAGCAAGTGGATGCCGATCATGATCCACAGCTGGAAGGGCGACGTCACCTACGCGGAGGGATTCGCCGGTCCCGGGATCTACACGGGCGGAGAGCCCGGCTCACCTGTCATCGCCCTCGAGACCTTGATCCACGACCCGTTCCTGCGACTGAAAGCCCGCGACCTGCGCTTCTTGTTTGTCGAGCAGGACGAGCGTCGAGTCGCGCACCTGCGCGAGCAGCTCGCGATCGCGGCTCGCCCGGTGGCACTGGAGGACCTAGACCGCTACGGGATCGACCTGGCCGTGGAGGCCGGCGACTACGACCCGACGCTGATCGAGGTGCTCTCGAAGCACGACGCGTGGGGTCGCCCCATGCTCGTGGTCCTCGACACGTTCGGCGGTGGCGTCAAGCTCGACATCGTCCGGCGCATCGCGAACAACCCATCGAGCGAGGTGATCATTACCTTCGAGCCGCACCACTTCGCCCGGTTCCCGACAAGCCACCACGGCGACGCCGTGTTCGGCGACCCAGAGTGGCGGCGAGTCGCCGACCTGCCTAGCGAGGCCAAGGCCGAGTGGGTCGTGAACAAGTACCGCGACGTCCTGCACGAAGCAGGCTTCCCGTTCGTCCTGACCTTCGAACTCGTCGGCGGCAACGGGCACTCCCTGTTCCTCGCGTTCGGAACCACCCACGTGCGGGGCCTGCAGAAGATGAAGGAAGCGATGTGGGAGGTCGACCCCATCCAGGGTGTCCGGTACCGCGACCCCGCCGACCCCGACCAGCAGCTCCTCGACATCCAGATCGAACCCCACACCGAGCCGTTGCGACGCGAGCTCCTGCAGTACCTGCGCGACGCTCCCGGGCACACCGCGAGCGTCGGCGACCTGCGTCGGTTCGCGCTCTACCAGACGGTCTACAAGGAGAGCCAGGTCATGCCGGTTCTCGACAAGCTCGTCGAGAAGGGCTCGGCCGTCGGCGACGGCGGCGACGGACATGTGCGACTCGGCGGCAACGTGCGGCTCACCGCCGCCGCTCTCAACAACGGGGGATGA
- a CDS encoding type II toxin-antitoxin system Phd/YefM family antitoxin yields MGLRELRQSASEVMHAVEAGEHVMVTVAGRVVAEIAPPATRVWQHSPALAGVWVGGPYGQLERDVFDDTLRDPFARTQV; encoded by the coding sequence GTGGGACTGCGCGAACTGCGCCAGAGCGCGTCCGAGGTGATGCACGCGGTCGAGGCAGGCGAGCATGTCATGGTGACGGTCGCCGGTCGGGTGGTCGCCGAGATCGCTCCGCCGGCCACCCGCGTGTGGCAGCACAGCCCGGCCCTAGCCGGCGTCTGGGTTGGCGGCCCCTATGGCCAGCTCGAGCGTGATGTGTTCGACGACACGCTGCGGGACCCGTTCGCGCGAACGCAGGTGTGA